The following coding sequences lie in one Clostridia bacterium genomic window:
- a CDS encoding glutamine synthetase III, which produces MDNNSFVMEKDFACNVFHESIIKERLSAQAYQEFRKAIDGGYQLSREVADEIALVMKEWALERGATHYTHWFQPLNGSTAEKHEAFLAAEHGGHAILEFNGKVLIKGESDASSFPSGGLRATFEARGYTAWDPTSPTFLKEDMSGVTLCIPTTFLSYTGETLDEKTPLLRSMQALNEKATQLLKLLGHSDVKKVTPSIGVEQEYFLIDYKKFLQRKDIVFTGRTLIGSRPPKGQELEDHYYGALSERISSYMKELDIELWKMGILAKTKHNEVAPAQHELAPVYTTANIASDQNQLIMETMQRVAYRHGLACLLHEKPFSYINGSGKHNNWSISTDTGKNLLAPPKNGGERENLEFLLFIAAMVRAVDEYAGLLRLSAANTGNDQRLGGVEAPPAIVSMFLGEDITNKLLDIAGETPKQPAHKQSTLTVGVGAIPSVSADDSDRNRTSPFAFTGNKFEFRMLGSSAPVSFATTIINTIAAESFEIITERLKTYEDINTGIREIIKDIYKNHSRVLFNGNGYSQEWVEEARRRGLPEITNMVDAAKVVAERKTIAIFKRYNIYQMSELAARFDIMLEKYSKEKIIEARTLVDLVRRQIVPASQKYLKEISETLSAVSAIDKDAAQNLSIQFKVVSTRINALNEAVYTLRQDLKKILGREFTFDNACYYRDVICRDMDEIRRYSDSLERIVDEELWPIPTYAELLFNV; this is translated from the coding sequence ATGGATAATAATAGCTTTGTAATGGAGAAAGACTTTGCGTGTAACGTCTTTCACGAGAGCATAATCAAAGAACGTTTAAGCGCGCAGGCTTATCAGGAATTCAGAAAAGCCATAGACGGAGGATATCAGCTTTCACGCGAGGTTGCCGATGAGATAGCTCTCGTAATGAAGGAGTGGGCGCTTGAAAGAGGAGCGACTCACTATACGCACTGGTTTCAGCCGCTGAACGGTTCTACCGCCGAAAAGCACGAGGCTTTTTTGGCGGCGGAGCATGGGGGACACGCTATACTTGAATTCAACGGCAAGGTACTCATAAAAGGCGAGTCCGACGCTTCGAGCTTCCCGTCGGGAGGACTCAGAGCTACATTTGAGGCGCGCGGATATACTGCGTGGGACCCGACTTCGCCTACGTTTCTTAAGGAGGATATGTCGGGCGTTACTCTCTGCATACCTACTACGTTCTTATCTTATACGGGAGAAACGCTTGACGAAAAGACGCCGCTGCTTCGCTCAATGCAGGCGCTAAACGAGAAAGCGACACAGCTTCTTAAGCTTTTGGGACACAGTGATGTGAAAAAAGTTACTCCCAGCATCGGCGTAGAGCAGGAGTATTTCCTTATAGATTACAAGAAGTTCTTACAGCGCAAGGACATCGTTTTCACCGGACGCACGCTCATAGGCTCGCGTCCTCCCAAGGGACAGGAGCTTGAGGACCACTATTACGGCGCGCTTTCGGAGCGCATTTCCTCCTACATGAAGGAGCTCGACATCGAGCTTTGGAAGATGGGCATATTGGCTAAAACAAAGCACAACGAAGTTGCCCCCGCGCAGCATGAGCTTGCGCCCGTCTATACTACGGCCAACATTGCGTCGGACCAGAATCAGCTTATCATGGAAACGATGCAGCGCGTAGCGTACCGTCACGGTCTTGCCTGCCTTTTACACGAAAAGCCATTCTCCTACATAAACGGCTCCGGCAAGCATAACAACTGGTCTATCTCGACCGACACGGGAAAGAATCTGCTTGCCCCGCCAAAGAACGGCGGCGAACGCGAGAATCTTGAGTTTCTTTTGTTCATAGCGGCTATGGTACGCGCCGTTGACGAATACGCCGGTCTTCTCAGACTTTCCGCAGCCAATACGGGAAACGATCAGCGACTCGGCGGCGTCGAGGCTCCTCCGGCCATCGTTTCAATGTTTTTGGGCGAAGACATAACGAACAAGCTTCTCGACATCGCGGGAGAGACTCCCAAGCAGCCTGCACATAAGCAGAGCACGCTTACCGTAGGCGTAGGCGCAATACCCAGCGTATCCGCAGACGACTCCGACCGCAACAGAACTTCGCCGTTCGCGTTTACCGGCAACAAGTTCGAATTCCGTATGCTCGGCTCATCTGCGCCCGTATCCTTTGCAACGACTATAATCAATACGATAGCGGCGGAATCCTTTGAAATAATAACCGAACGCCTCAAAACGTATGAGGATATAAACACCGGCATACGCGAAATAATAAAGGATATCTACAAAAATCACAGTCGCGTTCTGTTCAACGGCAACGGCTACTCCCAGGAATGGGTCGAGGAAGCACGAAGAAGAGGTCTTCCCGAAATAACCAACATGGTAGACGCAGCAAAAGTCGTGGCCGAAAGAAAGACCATAGCTATTTTCAAGCGGTACAATATATACCAGATGTCAGAGCTTGCCGCAAGGTTTGATATAATGCTTGAAAAATATTCTAAGGAGAAGATAATAGAGGCGCGCACGCTCGTTGATCTCGTGCGCCGTCAGATAGTTCCGGCGTCGCAGAAATATCTGAAAGAAATATCAGAGACTTTATCAGCCGTAAGCGCGATAGACAAGGATGCGGCACAGAATCTGTCAATTCAGTTCAAGGTCGTTTCAACGCGAATAAACGCGCTTAATGAAGCTGTATATACTTTAAGACAGGATCTTAAAAAAATACTTGGGCGCGAATTTACGTTTGACAACGCCTGCTATTACCGCGACGTTATCTGCCGCGATATGGACGAAATAAGAAGATACAGCGACTCTTTGGAGCGTATCGTGGACGAAGAGCTTTGGCCTATACCGACTTATGCGGAGCTTTTATTCAATGTATAA
- a CDS encoding DUF4358 domain-containing protein, whose translation MKRFVFALICLVAVMTAASCKSETAADIAALDAAKTVLESQPDVSLYTQTLSAFDGVYDYAENVYGVDKTMFSDAAVIHAEGMDPHEIAVFREDHSRGGEDRYEISCLLLEYLKRRTNDFSGYAPAAAATVARAEVVTSDDGYVLLLICDDVDAAKAAFNNAVKASLEAASYDKENEGSDEPLLDENGYVVFNDSELNELPIYDTSDILKAYFSGDESSLSTKDKAILKAAKEIISAIITEDMSDYEKEHAVHDYIVTHTYYDEDAITAAGDPDSANPYGLLIKGKATCMGYASSFSLFMDMLGIENAIVLGAHEYSTEEHAWNMVRLESDWYCVDVTWDDPIGAHITEENIHDDTFVMNMAHRYFNVTSEYMRDTDHQWDYYGVPEADGTKFAFDEFN comes from the coding sequence ATGAAACGCTTTGTTTTTGCGCTCATATGCTTAGTTGCGGTAATGACCGCTGCGTCATGCAAAAGCGAAACTGCTGCCGACATCGCTGCTTTGGATGCAGCCAAAACAGTGCTTGAAAGCCAGCCCGACGTTTCGCTTTATACACAAACGCTTTCCGCCTTCGACGGCGTATATGACTACGCCGAAAATGTATACGGCGTTGACAAGACAATGTTTTCCGACGCCGCAGTCATACATGCAGAGGGCATGGACCCTCATGAAATAGCCGTATTCCGGGAAGATCATTCTCGCGGCGGCGAGGACAGATATGAGATTTCCTGCTTGCTTTTGGAATACTTGAAAAGACGCACTAACGATTTTTCGGGATATGCTCCTGCGGCTGCGGCAACAGTCGCTCGCGCGGAAGTTGTGACCTCTGATGACGGATATGTGCTTCTTTTGATATGCGATGACGTCGATGCGGCGAAGGCGGCTTTTAACAACGCTGTGAAAGCGTCTCTTGAAGCTGCGTCTTATGATAAAGAGAACGAGGGATCCGACGAACCTCTGCTTGATGAAAACGGATACGTAGTATTTAACGATTCCGAATTAAATGAATTGCCGATATATGATACGTCGGATATACTAAAGGCATACTTCAGCGGCGACGAGTCTTCGCTGTCAACAAAAGACAAGGCGATATTAAAAGCCGCAAAGGAGATCATATCCGCCATAATAACCGAAGATATGAGCGATTATGAAAAGGAGCACGCCGTTCACGATTACATTGTAACTCATACTTATTATGACGAGGACGCAATAACCGCGGCGGGCGATCCTGACAGTGCAAACCCGTATGGTCTGCTTATAAAAGGCAAAGCCACTTGTATGGGATATGCTTCGTCGTTTTCACTGTTTATGGATATGCTCGGTATAGAAAACGCCATTGTTTTGGGCGCGCACGAATATTCGACAGAGGAGCATGCGTGGAACATGGTTCGTCTTGAGAGCGATTGGTACTGCGTTGATGTAACGTGGGACGATCCCATAGGCGCACACATAACCGAAGAGAATATACATGACGACACATTCGTTATGAATATGGCTCACAGATACTTTAATGTTACGAGTGAATATATGCGCGACACGGATCACCAGTGGGATTATTACGGCGTTCCGGAAGCAGACGGCACGAAGTTCGCGTTTGATGAGTTTAATTAA
- the hemZ gene encoding coproporphyrinogen dehydrogenase HemZ, protein MQIKTEGHEESYSVYTVLKSFFWFEKVSEKPSCDDGDTAFSKQYVKDGVLYIDTVITYRGNSYNGRACLKADNMPADELSYKRKQKDLIKRSAYDASAQALGHGLKWGILTGIRPAKLARDLRKANSLEKAHDILVNDYCLSDEKSSLILGISDVQNSIINEISHNDVSLYISIPFCVSRCSYCSFVSHSIEKAGHLVPQYVSLLIRELRELSELISSLSINIKSIYIGGGTPTSLSESELLRLLLCINECFDLSKVAEYTLEAGRADTITPKKLADAKRLGVTRVSVNPQTTNDDILMSLGRRHTRDDFFKAYRLSEDAGFDIINTDVIAGLPGESLDSFKRTIDDILTLSPANVTVHTLSVKRASTLNYDHVDITREFDLVSSMLSYASERLFDSGYSPYYLYRQKSTLGNLENVGYARAGAECLYNIYMMEEVMPVLGAGAGAVCKMLCGGGKIERIFNYKYPYEYINDFSKVARNHLKLKEMLSQNSK, encoded by the coding sequence ATGCAAATTAAAACGGAGGGACACGAGGAATCGTACAGTGTTTACACTGTTTTAAAAAGCTTTTTCTGGTTTGAAAAAGTCTCGGAAAAGCCCTCATGCGACGACGGCGATACAGCGTTCAGCAAGCAATATGTTAAAGACGGTGTATTATATATCGATACGGTGATAACTTACCGCGGCAATTCTTACAATGGCCGTGCCTGCTTAAAAGCGGATAATATGCCGGCAGACGAGCTGTCTTACAAGCGAAAGCAAAAAGACTTGATAAAAAGATCGGCCTATGATGCGTCTGCCCAAGCTTTGGGACACGGTCTAAAATGGGGAATACTTACGGGGATACGTCCCGCAAAGCTTGCGAGGGATCTAAGGAAAGCAAATTCTTTAGAAAAAGCTCATGATATTCTTGTAAATGATTATTGCTTGTCAGATGAAAAAAGCAGCCTCATTCTCGGAATATCAGACGTACAGAACAGTATAATAAACGAGATCTCACATAATGATGTTTCGCTGTATATATCCATACCGTTCTGCGTAAGCCGATGCAGCTACTGCAGCTTTGTCTCTCACTCGATAGAAAAAGCCGGCCATCTTGTGCCTCAGTATGTTTCGCTGCTCATACGCGAGCTTAGAGAGCTTTCAGAGCTTATTTCCTCGCTTTCTATCAACATAAAGTCTATTTATATAGGCGGCGGCACGCCGACGTCGCTTTCCGAGAGCGAGCTTTTAAGGCTTCTTTTATGTATAAACGAGTGCTTTGATCTTTCAAAGGTCGCCGAATATACTTTGGAAGCGGGCAGAGCCGATACGATAACGCCTAAAAAGCTTGCCGACGCCAAACGCTTGGGCGTTACGCGCGTAAGCGTAAATCCTCAAACTACGAACGACGACATACTTATGAGTCTGGGCAGGCGTCATACACGCGACGACTTTTTTAAGGCATACAGGCTTTCGGAAGACGCCGGTTTCGATATTATAAATACAGATGTAATTGCCGGACTGCCAGGCGAATCGCTTGACAGCTTCAAACGAACGATAGACGATATTCTCACGCTTTCTCCCGCAAACGTGACCGTGCATACCTTGAGCGTTAAGCGCGCATCAACTCTCAACTACGATCATGTTGACATAACGCGCGAGTTCGATCTTGTCAGCAGTATGCTCTCTTATGCATCCGAGCGTCTTTTCGATTCGGGATACTCGCCGTATTATCTGTATCGTCAAAAATCAACGCTCGGCAATCTTGAAAATGTGGGATATGCGCGTGCTGGCGCCGAATGCCTTTACAACATATACATGATGGAGGAGGTAATGCCGGTGCTGGGAGCGGGCGCAGGAGCCGTGTGCAAGATGCTCTGCGGCGGAGGAAAGATAGAGCGTATTTTCAACTACAAATACCCATACGAATACATAAATGATTTTTCAAAGGTCGCGCGCAATCATTTGAAGCTTAAAGAAATGCTTTCTCAAAATTCAAAATAA
- a CDS encoding MBL fold metallo-hydrolase: MLKGMSITVGPLETNCYLVYDEEDSVCVIIDPGEEALTILDVIRTLKLDAQAIFLTHTHFDHIGAVRMIQDSLNIPIYVNQNETNIKKTWKDVHFVNDGDTLTIGKLTYEFLLTPGHSQGSMCIKAESTIFSGDTLFLENCGRCDLPGGDYKEMLRSLKRISLISGNYAVFPGHGPKTTLNYERMNNPYMRESRYAN, encoded by the coding sequence ATGTTGAAGGGCATGAGTATAACTGTTGGCCCGCTTGAGACTAATTGTTATCTCGTATACGACGAAGAGGACAGCGTATGCGTTATAATAGATCCGGGCGAAGAGGCGCTTACAATATTGGATGTAATTCGCACATTGAAGCTTGATGCGCAGGCGATCTTTCTTACGCATACTCATTTTGATCATATAGGCGCAGTCAGAATGATACAGGACTCGCTCAATATTCCCATATATGTAAATCAGAATGAAACGAATATAAAGAAAACATGGAAAGACGTTCACTTTGTAAATGACGGCGACACTTTGACAATTGGAAAGCTCACCTATGAGTTTTTGCTTACGCCCGGTCATTCACAGGGGTCTATGTGCATAAAAGCCGAGTCAACAATATTCAGCGGCGATACGCTTTTCCTTGAAAACTGCGGCAGATGCGACCTTCCCGGAGGAGATTATAAAGAGATGCTTCGTTCGCTGAAACGCATAAGCCTTATCTCCGGAAATTATGCCGTCTTTCCAGGGCACGGTCCGAAAACAACGCTGAATTACGAGCGAATGAACAACCCATATATGCGAGAGAGCCGATATGCAAATTAA
- the dtd gene encoding D-tyrosyl-tRNA(Tyr) deacylase: MRALIQRVTSSSVSVSGETIGEISQGLNILLGVFANDTEDDLKYLLKKIPSLRIFSDENGKMNLSVLDIHGEALIISQFTLCADTKKGNRPSYINAALPEFAEDMYNRFIEGMKNSGVSKVEHGKFGADMKVNIINDGPVTVLLDSKNK; encoded by the coding sequence ATGAGAGCGCTTATTCAAAGAGTCACTTCCTCAAGCGTTTCTGTGAGCGGCGAAACCATAGGAGAGATATCACAGGGTCTTAATATTCTTCTGGGCGTTTTTGCCAACGACACTGAAGACGATCTTAAGTATCTTTTAAAGAAAATACCCTCACTGCGCATATTCTCCGATGAAAACGGCAAGATGAACCTTTCTGTACTGGATATACACGGCGAAGCGCTTATAATATCGCAGTTTACTCTTTGTGCAGACACGAAAAAGGGCAATCGCCCAAGCTATATAAACGCCGCTTTGCCCGAATTTGCCGAAGACATGTACAACAGGTTCATCGAGGGCATGAAAAACAGCGGCGTCTCAAAGGTCGAACACGGTAAATTCGGCGCGGACATGAAAGTCAATATCATAAACGACGGTCCCGTTACTGTTTTATTGGATTCAAAAAATAAATAG
- a CDS encoding bifunctional (p)ppGpp synthetase/guanosine-3',5'-bis(diphosphate) 3'-pyrophosphohydrolase, whose protein sequence is MLKTETPSISSEANEIQEEFDLLIKQIKKYNKNADFDKITRAYELACEAHKLQKRVAGGPYVIHPLKVAHILSDMSLDSDSITAALLHDVVEDTDVTLDDIKSKFGKDVADLVDGVTKLGRIPYSSKEEQQIENLRKMFLAMAKDIRVLLIKLADRLHNMRTISSMPEEKQRQKALETIEVYSPLAHRLGIQKIKTELEDISIKILDPIACKEIEDNIAKKMVQNEAFLSSIEESVKKRLDEAGLKHTISSRAKHIYSIYRKMYTQNRSFDEIYDLFAIRIIVDETVDCYNVLGIMHDMYKPIPRRFKDYISTPKPNMYQSLHTTVIGKAGVAFEVQIRTKEMDEVAEMGIAAHWKYKQNITDKKAGENLIWVRQLLEIQKESEDPDDLMRALKIDMFADEVFVFTPAGDVLNLPQGSTIIDFAYAIHSGVGNNMSGGKVNGRIVPIDSVLHNGDIVEIIRSSSSHGPSLDWLKMCKTSGARNKIRQWFKKEKRDENITRGKNEFEKEIKRNGLSLNDVLKDEIRVPLLNRFSAKSIEDLYAGIGYGGFSLNKVILKVLSEVDKQKKQQEPEPPAELTAPETAETHHTKNYKGILVEGMDNCLIKLAHCCNPLPGDEVVGFITRGFGVSVHKKNCVNVVNNTERDSNQRWVKVSWTQTSETLFTSTLQIVSRDRLNIVADVINLFSTMKIKTSSINARETKDGFTLINVSIEIKSLAQLEFVMNKLSRIQGVIDVVRGMQ, encoded by the coding sequence ATGCTTAAAACGGAAACTCCTTCCATCTCTTCTGAAGCTAACGAGATTCAAGAAGAATTCGATCTGCTCATAAAGCAGATCAAAAAATATAATAAAAATGCCGACTTTGACAAAATAACGCGGGCATATGAGCTTGCCTGTGAAGCGCATAAGCTTCAAAAGCGTGTTGCCGGCGGTCCGTATGTTATCCACCCGCTTAAAGTGGCGCATATTTTATCGGATATGTCGCTTGATTCCGATTCCATCACGGCGGCTCTTCTTCATGACGTTGTTGAGGACACCGACGTCACGCTTGACGACATAAAATCAAAATTCGGCAAAGATGTGGCTGACCTTGTAGACGGCGTAACAAAATTAGGACGCATACCTTATTCGTCAAAAGAGGAGCAGCAGATAGAAAACCTGCGCAAGATGTTTCTCGCTATGGCCAAGGACATCCGCGTACTGCTGATAAAGCTTGCAGACAGGCTTCACAATATGCGCACGATATCATCCATGCCCGAAGAAAAGCAGCGTCAAAAGGCGCTAGAGACGATAGAGGTATATTCTCCTTTGGCGCACCGTCTCGGTATCCAGAAGATAAAAACGGAGCTTGAGGATATTTCGATAAAGATACTCGACCCCATTGCCTGCAAGGAGATCGAAGACAATATCGCAAAAAAAATGGTCCAAAACGAGGCCTTTTTATCGAGCATCGAGGAGAGCGTAAAAAAGCGTCTCGACGAAGCGGGATTAAAGCACACCATATCAAGCCGCGCAAAGCACATATACAGCATTTACCGCAAAATGTATACCCAGAACCGCAGCTTTGACGAAATATACGATCTTTTTGCAATACGCATAATCGTTGACGAGACGGTCGATTGCTATAACGTGCTTGGCATAATGCACGATATGTATAAGCCGATACCGCGCCGTTTTAAGGACTATATTTCCACGCCTAAGCCGAATATGTATCAGTCGCTGCACACGACCGTAATAGGCAAGGCCGGAGTCGCGTTTGAAGTGCAGATACGCACGAAAGAAATGGACGAAGTAGCTGAAATGGGTATAGCGGCCCATTGGAAATACAAGCAAAATATAACAGACAAGAAGGCAGGCGAAAACCTTATATGGGTGCGTCAGCTTTTGGAAATACAAAAGGAGTCGGAAGATCCCGACGACCTCATGCGAGCGCTGAAAATAGATATGTTCGCAGACGAAGTATTCGTATTCACTCCGGCGGGCGACGTATTGAACCTGCCTCAGGGCTCCACCATAATCGACTTTGCATATGCGATACATTCCGGCGTTGGCAACAACATGAGCGGCGGCAAGGTCAACGGGCGAATAGTCCCCATTGATTCTGTTCTTCACAACGGCGATATCGTTGAAATAATCCGCTCGTCTTCATCTCACGGCCCGTCGCTCGATTGGCTCAAAATGTGCAAAACGAGCGGCGCAAGGAACAAGATACGCCAATGGTTCAAAAAAGAAAAGCGCGACGAGAACATAACTCGCGGTAAGAACGAATTTGAAAAAGAAATAAAGCGAAACGGGCTCTCCCTGAACGATGTGCTAAAAGATGAAATACGCGTTCCGCTTCTTAACAGGTTCTCCGCAAAATCAATTGAAGATCTTTACGCGGGCATTGGATACGGCGGATTTTCGCTCAACAAGGTCATCTTAAAAGTATTGAGCGAAGTTGACAAGCAGAAAAAGCAGCAGGAACCCGAGCCCCCCGCTGAACTCACCGCTCCCGAAACGGCCGAAACACATCATACAAAGAATTATAAAGGAATACTTGTAGAGGGCATGGACAACTGCCTTATAAAGCTTGCGCACTGCTGCAATCCGCTTCCCGGCGATGAGGTCGTAGGATTTATTACAAGAGGCTTCGGCGTATCCGTCCATAAAAAGAATTGCGTAAACGTAGTAAACAACACCGAACGCGATTCAAATCAGCGCTGGGTAAAAGTAAGCTGGACGCAGACGAGCGAAACTCTGTTTACCTCAACGCTTCAAATAGTGTCGCGCGACAGGCTCAATATAGTTGCCGACGTAATAAATCTGTTTTCAACCATGAAAATAAAAACAAGCAGTATAAACGCGCGCGAAACGAAAGACGGCTTTACGCTTATCAACGTATCCATCGAGATCAAATCGCTCGCTCAGCTTGAATTTGTAATGAACAAGCTGTCCCGTATCCAGGGAGTTATTGACGTTGTAAGAGGTATGCAGTAA